A window of the Desulfotignum phosphitoxidans DSM 13687 genome harbors these coding sequences:
- a CDS encoding PfaD family polyunsaturated fatty acid/polyketide biosynthesis protein codes for MTRPDPVRSALFQISRPIFVTKKNNGPHMSHDLPGPRSGKAETSQALPFDAFAPAIPLSALGDPTFTARHHLKYPYVAGAMANGIASVEMVQAMAKNGMIGFFGAGGLSLSKIEQAVITLTSRLKDAPFGFNLIHSPTDSDLETATVQLYLNHGIRRISAAAFMRMTPALVYYRIKGLHKDKNGQVKAPNQVVAKVSRIEVARQFFAPPPRKLVHLLLEKKWITQEEADLSRCIPMAQDLTAEADSGGHTDNRPALALLPTMLALKQQCMDEYHYTDPLCVGLAGGIATPESAAAAFAMGAAYILTGSINQSCVEADISDDVKTLLCQAEQADMAMAPAADMFEIGARVQVLKRGTLFAMRAEKLYQLYRTHARFEDIPEKQRREIETQLLKTDFERAWQSTRAFFESRHLPAQIQKAQTDPKHKMALVFRSYLGQSSRWAIQGILERKMDYQIWCGPAMGAFNQWAKNSFLAGPEHRKTADLALNLLLGASVTLRAMMLKTQGVVLPPSATAVHPMKKTDILALAGSLPQTDSMAADPM; via the coding sequence ATGACCCGACCGGACCCTGTCAGATCCGCCCTGTTTCAGATATCCAGGCCCATTTTTGTCACAAAAAAAAACAACGGGCCGCACATGTCCCATGACCTGCCCGGTCCGCGTTCAGGAAAAGCAGAAACATCCCAAGCGCTTCCTTTTGATGCGTTTGCACCGGCAATCCCTTTGTCTGCGCTGGGAGATCCCACATTCACGGCCCGGCACCATCTGAAGTATCCTTATGTGGCCGGGGCCATGGCCAACGGGATTGCTTCCGTGGAAATGGTACAGGCCATGGCAAAAAACGGGATGATCGGTTTTTTCGGGGCCGGCGGGCTGTCTTTATCAAAGATTGAACAGGCCGTCATCACCCTGACGTCCCGATTAAAAGACGCACCTTTTGGTTTTAACCTGATCCATTCCCCGACGGATTCAGACCTTGAAACCGCCACCGTGCAATTATACCTGAATCACGGCATCCGGCGGATCAGTGCCGCCGCATTCATGCGCATGACCCCGGCTCTGGTTTATTATCGAATTAAAGGGCTTCACAAAGACAAAAACGGACAGGTGAAAGCCCCGAATCAGGTGGTTGCCAAGGTTTCCCGGATCGAGGTGGCCCGGCAGTTTTTCGCACCCCCGCCCCGGAAACTGGTACACCTGTTACTGGAAAAAAAATGGATCACCCAGGAAGAAGCGGATCTGTCCCGGTGCATTCCCATGGCCCAGGATTTGACGGCCGAAGCCGATTCCGGGGGACATACGGACAACCGCCCGGCCCTGGCCCTTCTTCCCACCATGCTGGCCTTGAAACAACAGTGTATGGATGAATATCATTATACGGATCCTTTGTGTGTGGGACTGGCCGGCGGCATTGCCACGCCGGAATCCGCGGCCGCAGCTTTTGCCATGGGTGCGGCCTATATCCTCACGGGGTCCATCAATCAGTCCTGCGTGGAAGCGGATATCAGCGATGATGTAAAAACGCTTCTGTGCCAGGCGGAACAGGCGGATATGGCCATGGCTCCGGCAGCCGACATGTTTGAAATCGGTGCCCGGGTCCAGGTGTTGAAACGCGGGACCCTGTTTGCCATGCGGGCTGAAAAACTGTATCAGTTGTACCGGACCCATGCCCGGTTTGAAGATATTCCTGAAAAACAGCGCCGGGAAATTGAGACCCAGTTGCTGAAAACTGATTTTGAACGCGCATGGCAGTCCACTCGCGCGTTTTTTGAATCCAGACACCTGCCGGCACAGATACAAAAAGCCCAAACGGACCCCAAACACAAAATGGCGCTGGTGTTCCGTTCCTATCTGGGGCAAAGTTCCCGCTGGGCCATCCAGGGAATACTGGAACGTAAAATGGATTACCAGATCTGGTGCGGCCCGGCCATGGGCGCATTCAACCAGTGGGCAAAAAACAGTTTTCTGGCTGGACCGGAACACCGGAAAACCGCTGATCTGGCGTTGAATCTGCTGTTGGGTGCCAGTGTCACCCTTCGGGCCATGATGCTGAAAACCCAGGGTGTGGTCCTGCCCCCTTCGGCCACGGCCGTCCATCCCATGAAAAAAACCGACATTCTGGCTTTGGCCGGATCTTTGCCTCAAACCGATTCCATGGCAGCGGATCCCATGTAA
- a CDS encoding ParA family protein has product MTVSGVTGGIGKTTVAVNLCAALALYEKKVLIIDCDPRASATSWLGKTDAAHGRSLSSVLKKKTSFPDAIVKTRLAWLDLVPADFNLFTAARSLSGKAAGPALLKQMLHQQVGSLYDYIILDAPPGFGFLNMMALTAGHGLIVPIRLHRTSDTDCQCLLKLIHYIRKIHHTPLRIAGFVVNACENSSDIQAFPEKTRFNRLSDLVFHTRIPEDHTVIRAMDHQVPVVLEDINAPAGKAFLQFATEIDSIFSHQKEDPETRPGPDKLSMAKTSPPKMVDIRERSSEKVEQLAANIADMINEINQSEQA; this is encoded by the coding sequence TTGACAGTTTCAGGTGTGACCGGCGGTATCGGTAAAACAACCGTGGCCGTCAATCTTTGTGCGGCACTGGCATTGTATGAAAAAAAAGTGCTGATCATCGATTGCGATCCCAGGGCAAGTGCCACGTCATGGCTGGGAAAAACCGATGCAGCCCATGGCCGCAGTTTATCATCGGTTTTGAAAAAAAAGACGTCTTTTCCAGATGCCATCGTAAAAACCCGTCTTGCCTGGCTGGACCTGGTTCCGGCTGATTTCAACCTGTTTACTGCGGCCCGGTCCCTGTCCGGAAAAGCGGCCGGCCCCGCCCTGTTGAAACAGATGCTGCATCAACAAGTCGGTTCGCTATATGATTATATCATCTTGGATGCACCGCCTGGTTTCGGGTTTTTAAATATGATGGCCCTGACGGCGGGACACGGACTCATTGTTCCCATCCGTTTGCACCGAACGTCAGACACGGATTGCCAGTGTCTGCTCAAGCTGATCCATTATATCCGGAAAATTCATCATACCCCATTGCGCATCGCAGGATTTGTTGTCAATGCCTGTGAAAATTCATCAGATATTCAGGCCTTTCCGGAAAAAACGCGTTTCAACCGGTTATCGGATCTGGTTTTTCATACCCGGATTCCGGAAGATCATACCGTGATCCGGGCCATGGATCATCAGGTGCCTGTGGTTTTAGAGGATATCAACGCCCCGGCGGGAAAAGCGTTTTTGCAGTTTGCAACAGAAATCGATTCGATTTTCAGCCATCAGAAAGAAGACCCTGAAACCCGACCGGGGCCGGATAAGTTATCCATGGCAAAGACATCGCCCCCAAAAATGGTGGACATCCGGGAACGCAGCAGCGAAAAAGTGGAACAGCTGGCCGCAAACATTGCGGACATGATCAATGAAATCAATCAGAGCGAGCAGGCCTGA
- the tadA gene encoding tRNA adenosine(34) deaminase TadA — protein sequence MDDQFYMMLAIKQAEQARLADEVPVGAVIVDSHHQVIGHGFNAPISTCDPTCHAEMTAIRMAARNRNNYRLTGTTLYVTIEPCIMCMGAIIHSRINRVVYGAADPKWGAARSLYRMAEDSRLNHHPEMVSGICEAQTRDLMKHFFKNKRSTTC from the coding sequence ATGGATGATCAATTTTACATGATGCTGGCCATCAAACAAGCAGAGCAGGCCCGGCTTGCCGATGAGGTCCCTGTGGGGGCCGTGATTGTGGACAGTCACCACCAGGTGATCGGGCATGGCTTCAATGCCCCGATTTCCACCTGTGACCCGACCTGTCATGCGGAAATGACAGCCATTCGTATGGCTGCGCGCAACCGGAACAATTACCGGTTGACCGGCACCACCTTGTATGTCACCATCGAGCCTTGTATCATGTGCATGGGTGCGATCATCCATTCCCGGATCAACCGGGTGGTCTATGGTGCGGCAGACCCCAAATGGGGGGCGGCCCGCTCTTTGTACCGGATGGCGGAAGATTCCCGGTTGAACCATCACCCGGAAATGGTATCCGGGATTTGTGAAGCACAAACCAGAGATCTCATGAAACATTTTTTCAAGAACAAAAGGAGCACGACGTGTTAA
- the mqnC gene encoding cyclic dehypoxanthinyl futalosine synthase, which produces MNELSEIIEKIQDHQRIDTHEAGILFKQADLLTLGQLANAKRCHLHPDPVVTYVIDRNINYTNICVSGCRFCAFFRSPGASGGYVISRKDLADKIQETLDLGGTQILLQGGMNPDLDLNFYTDMLGFIKQEFGIHIHGFSPPEIHFMAEKFNMSVADTIQCLKQAGLDSIPGGGAEILCDEIRTKVSPNKCNANEWLEVMRQAHGAGMRSSATMMFGHLDTMDHVIEHLDRIRQLQDDTHGFTAFIPWTFQPKNTRILVEKKTGVEYLKVLALSRIFLDNMDNIQASWVTQGDKIAQTALFFGANDMGSTMIEENVVAAAGVSFMMPLESLQRLIATAGFTPRQRDCFYNPA; this is translated from the coding sequence ATGAATGAATTATCTGAAATCATCGAAAAAATACAGGATCATCAGCGAATCGATACACACGAAGCCGGCATCCTGTTCAAACAGGCGGACCTGTTGACCTTAGGCCAGCTTGCCAATGCAAAACGGTGTCATTTACATCCCGATCCCGTGGTGACATATGTCATCGACCGAAATATCAATTATACCAATATCTGTGTGTCCGGGTGCCGGTTCTGTGCATTTTTCAGATCTCCCGGCGCCAGTGGGGGATATGTGATCTCCCGGAAGGATCTGGCCGATAAAATTCAGGAAACCCTGGATCTGGGCGGCACTCAGATTCTGCTCCAGGGCGGCATGAACCCGGATCTGGACTTAAATTTTTATACTGACATGCTTGGGTTCATCAAACAGGAATTCGGGATTCACATCCATGGATTTTCTCCACCGGAAATCCATTTCATGGCCGAGAAATTCAATATGTCTGTGGCAGACACGATTCAATGCCTGAAACAGGCGGGGCTGGATTCCATCCCCGGGGGCGGGGCTGAAATCCTGTGCGACGAGATCCGGACAAAGGTGTCCCCCAACAAATGCAATGCCAATGAATGGCTGGAAGTGATGCGCCAGGCCCATGGGGCCGGCATGCGGTCATCCGCCACCATGATGTTCGGTCATCTGGATACCATGGATCATGTGATCGAACACCTGGACCGGATTCGGCAGCTCCAGGATGACACCCACGGGTTTACCGCGTTCATTCCCTGGACGTTTCAGCCGAAGAACACCCGGATTCTGGTGGAGAAAAAAACCGGGGTGGAATACCTCAAAGTGCTGGCGTTGAGCCGGATTTTTCTGGACAATATGGACAATATTCAGGCCTCCTGGGTGACCCAGGGAGATAAAATCGCCCAGACCGCCCTGTTTTTCGGGGCCAACGACATGGGCTCCACCATGATCGAGGAAAACGTGGTGGCCGCAGCCGGGGTATCTTTCATGATGCCCCTTGAATCATTGCAGCGGCTCATTGCCACGGCCGGGTTCACCCCGCGCCAGCGGGACTGTTTCTACAACCCGGCATGA
- the mqnE gene encoding aminofutalosine synthase MqnE, whose amino-acid sequence MDPIFMDERLKPIYAKVRQGTRLSKEDGICIYQTRDLLGAGKIAHAARCARHGNTAFYVYNQHLNYTNICKNRCRFCAYAKDRQESGAYAWSIEEISRRLMDRIDEPVDELHIVGGLNEALGFDYYMDLLKTVKQIRPHAAIKAFTCVEIDYLSRLSGLGVDETIAHLKEAGLDMMPGGGAEILNTRIHDALFPKKIDHTRWIEIVKAVHKAGITTNATMLYGHIETIEERVDHLITLREIQDETHGFSAFVPLAFHSKNTRMPELPPTTAVDDLKSVAAARLMLDNFDHIKAYWVMIGEPLSQVALSFGADDLDGTIIEERITHTAGASSAKGLTREQMEHMIRKAGFEPVQRDSFYNPKTRTGR is encoded by the coding sequence ATGGACCCGATATTTATGGATGAACGGCTCAAGCCGATTTATGCCAAGGTCAGACAGGGAACCCGTCTTTCAAAGGAAGACGGGATTTGTATTTACCAGACACGGGATCTGCTGGGCGCAGGAAAGATCGCCCATGCGGCCCGATGCGCCCGGCACGGCAACACGGCTTTTTATGTATACAATCAGCATCTGAACTACACCAATATCTGCAAGAACCGGTGCCGATTCTGTGCATATGCCAAAGACCGGCAGGAATCCGGTGCCTATGCCTGGTCCATAGAGGAGATCTCCCGACGGCTGATGGACCGGATCGATGAACCTGTGGATGAACTGCATATCGTGGGCGGGCTCAATGAGGCGCTGGGATTTGATTATTACATGGATCTGCTGAAAACCGTGAAACAGATCCGGCCCCATGCCGCCATCAAGGCGTTCACCTGTGTGGAGATCGATTATCTGTCCCGGTTGTCCGGCCTGGGCGTGGATGAAACCATTGCGCACCTTAAAGAGGCCGGTCTGGATATGATGCCCGGGGGCGGGGCTGAGATACTCAATACCCGAATTCATGATGCCCTGTTTCCTAAAAAAATCGATCACACAAGGTGGATTGAGATCGTCAAAGCCGTTCACAAGGCCGGCATCACCACCAATGCCACCATGCTGTACGGCCATATCGAAACCATTGAAGAACGGGTGGACCATCTGATCACCCTGCGGGAAATCCAGGATGAAACCCATGGATTTTCCGCATTTGTGCCTTTGGCATTTCATTCAAAAAATACCCGAATGCCTGAACTGCCGCCCACCACGGCCGTGGATGATCTTAAGTCCGTGGCAGCGGCCCGGCTGATGCTGGACAATTTCGATCATATCAAAGCCTACTGGGTGATGATTGGAGAACCGCTGTCCCAGGTAGCTTTAAGCTTCGGGGCCGATGACCTGGACGGCACCATTATTGAAGAGCGCATCACCCACACGGCCGGGGCCAGTTCCGCCAAGGGGCTGACCCGGGAACAGATGGAGCACATGATCCGCAAAGCCGGTTTTGAGCCGGTACAGCGGGATTCTTTTTACAATCCCAAAACCCGTACAGGTCGTTGA
- a CDS encoding amidohydrolase family protein: MPDPRIQYIRAGNEPAVFKAKWVIKDPWTILENAGIAVAGGRITAVLDTVPSGPSVTDCGPGILMPPLVNAHMHLELSALAHRLPLGKGFEPWVKALLTARDSLGASALIRAARHAVQALPGQGTGLVGEVSTLGLTRSLLTDQGMAGVWFQEYLGTGYPAPDLAADFPLSGSAAGHAPHTTSPDLLKYLKNRTQKAGLVFSIHVAESDAEMRFIKGNNRSWHDFLIQRGIDPKDWPVGNKTPVTYLKDLGILGPHTLAVHLLQVLDTDLDLLADTQTGICLCPRSNQNLHNRIPDIPALLKRHLRPALGTDSLASCASLSLFDEMAFVRHLCPEVSPADIFAMATKNGASALGLADRFGTLSPGKQSEFIYLDTGVSSRNQVLEKVICYGTC; the protein is encoded by the coding sequence GTGCCGGACCCCCGTATCCAATATATCCGGGCCGGGAATGAACCGGCGGTTTTCAAAGCCAAATGGGTGATCAAAGATCCCTGGACCATTCTGGAAAATGCCGGCATTGCCGTGGCAGGCGGGCGGATCACTGCGGTGCTGGACACCGTTCCGTCCGGGCCATCCGTGACGGACTGCGGCCCCGGGATTTTGATGCCGCCCCTGGTCAATGCCCATATGCACCTGGAACTGTCGGCCCTGGCCCACCGCCTGCCTCTGGGAAAGGGATTTGAACCCTGGGTGAAGGCCCTGCTCACAGCACGGGACTCCCTGGGCGCGTCTGCCCTGATCCGGGCGGCCCGTCACGCGGTTCAGGCATTGCCGGGGCAGGGCACCGGTCTGGTGGGAGAGGTCTCCACCTTAGGTCTCACCCGGTCGCTGCTCACCGACCAGGGCATGGCCGGGGTGTGGTTCCAGGAATATCTGGGAACCGGATATCCAGCGCCGGATCTGGCGGCAGATTTTCCATTGTCTGGTTCCGCAGCCGGGCATGCCCCCCACACCACATCCCCGGATCTGCTGAAATATCTGAAAAATCGCACCCAAAAAGCAGGCCTTGTTTTTTCCATCCATGTGGCGGAATCCGATGCCGAGATGCGGTTTATTAAAGGGAATAACCGATCCTGGCATGATTTTCTGATTCAAAGAGGCATTGATCCAAAAGACTGGCCCGTGGGCAACAAAACCCCGGTAACGTATCTCAAGGATCTGGGTATCCTGGGACCCCATACCCTGGCCGTTCATCTGCTCCAGGTCTTGGACACGGACCTGGATCTGCTGGCAGACACCCAAACCGGTATCTGCCTGTGCCCGAGAAGCAATCAAAACCTGCACAACCGGATTCCCGATATTCCGGCCCTGTTGAAACGACATTTAAGACCCGCACTGGGCACGGACAGCCTGGCATCCTGCGCATCTTTGTCTCTGTTTGATGAAATGGCGTTTGTGCGGCATCTTTGTCCGGAGGTGTCACCGGCCGATATTTTTGCCATGGCCACGAAAAACGGGGCCAGTGCCCTGGGACTGGCAGATCGGTTCGGTACGCTTTCTCCGGGAAAACAATCTGAATTCATTTATCTGGATACGGGGGTATCTTCCCGAAACCAGGTGCTGGAAAAGGTAATCTGTTATGGAACATGTTAA
- a CDS encoding menaquinone biosynthetic enzyme MqnA/MqnD family protein, whose protein sequence is MEHVNLRMGRISYINASPVYYGLDHGLAPSWLTLVTDVPAALNRQIMDGSVDLSPISAAHYAMNHESLLLLPDLSISCHGPVMSVLCASNLPLDALAGKTVMLTKESATAASFMKMIFAQRGVTPRYITKDVGNIDEIPSDVDAVLVIGDAALTQPWDQRFAFCFDLGEIWHDMTQMPFVFAVWAVRKQVAAAHPNTVTRALELLWASRKSGYDHLDAVIAAGQAKLGLPASLVGTYYQHLFCDMDAPKIQAMTRFFDILYRNKILTSPVDVTFFQPK, encoded by the coding sequence ATGGAACATGTTAATCTTCGTATGGGAAGAATCAGCTATATCAATGCGTCTCCCGTATATTACGGCCTGGATCACGGCCTGGCCCCGTCCTGGCTCACGCTGGTAACGGATGTGCCGGCCGCCCTGAACCGGCAGATCATGGATGGTTCCGTGGATCTCAGCCCCATATCCGCCGCCCATTATGCCATGAATCATGAATCTTTGCTGCTTTTGCCGGATCTGTCCATCTCCTGTCACGGACCCGTGATGAGTGTGTTGTGCGCTTCCAATCTCCCTTTGGATGCGCTTGCCGGAAAAACCGTGATGCTGACAAAGGAATCCGCCACCGCCGCCTCGTTCATGAAAATGATATTTGCCCAGCGCGGCGTGACACCCAGATATATAACCAAAGATGTGGGTAATATCGATGAGATTCCATCGGATGTGGATGCCGTGCTGGTCATCGGGGATGCGGCATTGACCCAGCCCTGGGATCAACGGTTTGCTTTCTGCTTTGATCTGGGCGAAATCTGGCATGATATGACACAAATGCCGTTTGTATTTGCCGTGTGGGCCGTGCGAAAACAAGTGGCAGCCGCGCATCCGAACACCGTGACCCGGGCCCTGGAACTGTTATGGGCCAGCCGGAAATCCGGATACGACCATCTGGATGCCGTCATTGCCGCGGGACAGGCCAAGCTGGGGCTGCCGGCATCTTTGGTCGGCACCTATTACCAGCATTTGTTCTGTGATATGGATGCCCCCAAAATTCAGGCCATGACCCGGTTTTTCGATATTTTGTACCGGAACAAAATCCTGACATCCCCCGTGGACGTGACCTTTTTTCAGCCAAAATAA
- a CDS encoding adenylosuccinate synthase, which yields MLNTVIIGTQWGDEGKGKIVDLLSEHADYVVRFQGGNNAGHTMVVNGKTFISHLIPSGIIQGKKCFIGNGVVVDPFVLLEEIDYLSSNEIDVSPDMLKISDRAHMIMPYHKAIDKAREEKKGDKKIGTTGRGIGPCYEDKATRRGIRFCDLMNVDRLKEKIKTILEEKNFYLEHYFNTTPIHCDQVISQVMAIRDRLLPYIADVSIALHTGHQNGKTLLFEGAQGTHLDVEHGTYPFVTSSSTVAGNAAAGSGIGPKYLKEIIGIVKAYTTRVGEGPFPTELFDGTGDILQKTGAEFGATTGRKRRCGWLDMVMIKNAARLNSLTGLVITKLDVLDDLDEIKICVGYQDNGNTLYEFPSDINTLTHCTPVYETHPGWKQRISDITRYEDLPENAKKYLDRMEALSGVPIKIVSVGPGRESTIIKESIL from the coding sequence GTGTTAAATACAGTGATAATCGGGACCCAGTGGGGGGATGAAGGCAAAGGCAAAATCGTGGACCTGCTCAGCGAGCATGCGGACTATGTGGTCCGGTTCCAGGGTGGAAACAATGCCGGTCACACCATGGTGGTCAACGGCAAAACCTTTATCAGCCACCTGATCCCCTCGGGCATCATTCAGGGCAAAAAATGCTTTATCGGCAACGGTGTGGTGGTGGACCCCTTTGTTCTGCTCGAGGAAATCGACTATCTGTCCTCCAATGAGATCGACGTGTCACCGGACATGCTGAAAATCAGTGACCGGGCCCATATGATCATGCCCTATCACAAGGCCATAGACAAAGCCAGGGAAGAAAAAAAAGGGGATAAAAAAATCGGTACCACAGGCCGGGGCATCGGTCCCTGCTATGAGGACAAGGCCACCCGCCGGGGTATCCGGTTCTGTGATCTGATGAATGTGGATCGGCTCAAGGAAAAAATCAAAACGATTCTGGAAGAAAAAAACTTTTATCTGGAACACTATTTCAACACCACCCCCATCCATTGTGATCAAGTCATCAGCCAGGTGATGGCCATCCGGGACCGGTTGCTGCCCTATATTGCCGACGTGTCCATTGCTCTGCACACAGGGCATCAGAACGGAAAAACCCTGTTGTTTGAAGGGGCCCAGGGAACCCATCTGGATGTCGAACACGGCACCTACCCGTTTGTGACCTCATCGTCCACCGTGGCCGGCAATGCCGCCGCCGGATCCGGCATCGGTCCTAAGTATTTAAAGGAAATCATCGGCATTGTCAAAGCCTATACCACCCGGGTGGGGGAAGGCCCTTTTCCCACGGAACTGTTTGACGGCACGGGGGACATTCTCCAGAAAACCGGTGCGGAATTCGGCGCCACCACGGGCAGAAAAAGACGGTGCGGATGGCTGGACATGGTCATGATCAAAAACGCGGCCCGGCTCAACAGTCTCACCGGGCTGGTCATCACCAAACTGGATGTGCTGGATGACCTGGATGAAATCAAAATCTGTGTGGGATACCAGGACAACGGCAACACGTTGTATGAATTTCCTTCGGATATCAACACCCTGACGCATTGCACACCGGTTTATGAGACCCATCCGGGATGGAAACAGCGCATTTCCGATATCACCCGGTATGAAGATCTCCCGGAAAATGCCAAAAAGTATCTGGATCGAATGGAAGCATTGTCCGGGGTGCCCATCAAGATCGTTTCCGTGGGACCGGGCCGGGAATCCACCATTATCAAAGAATCGATTTTATAA
- the xerD gene encoding site-specific tyrosine recombinase XerD — MVLTSETRNRVQAYLDFLVVEKGLSPNSLTAYGTDLTRFLDFLESQQMSSLDQVDLTVILAWLVHLTRSGLAPKSRARHLITLRGLFRFLVTEKYLSINPVKEVDIPKSGRSLPEIITIPEVAALLDTIDTTHPRELRNAAMLEVMYGAGLRVSELIFIKIQDVNLDANLVRVTGKGDKERMVPIGTKAADITRQWKDRGRPRMLKTLNSPYLFVARAGKPMTRQGFWKIIKKYAVQAGIFRNVTPHTLRHSFATHLLEGGADLRSVQTMLGHTDISTTQIYTHISRDYLMRMHQRYHPRR, encoded by the coding sequence TTGGTCCTCACATCTGAAACCCGGAACCGGGTTCAGGCATACCTGGATTTTCTGGTGGTGGAAAAAGGATTGTCCCCAAACAGTCTGACTGCCTATGGCACGGATTTAACCCGGTTTCTGGATTTTCTGGAATCCCAGCAGATGTCATCTTTGGATCAGGTGGATCTCACCGTAATCCTGGCATGGCTGGTTCACTTGACCCGCAGCGGCCTGGCCCCCAAATCCCGGGCCAGACACCTGATCACTCTCAGGGGACTGTTTCGGTTTTTAGTGACTGAAAAATATCTGTCCATCAATCCGGTCAAAGAAGTGGACATCCCCAAATCCGGCCGGTCTCTGCCCGAAATCATCACCATCCCCGAGGTGGCCGCACTGCTGGACACCATCGATACCACGCATCCCAGAGAGCTGCGCAACGCCGCCATGCTTGAAGTCATGTACGGGGCCGGGCTCAGGGTATCTGAACTCATCTTCATCAAGATCCAGGATGTGAATCTGGATGCCAACCTGGTGCGGGTGACAGGCAAAGGAGACAAGGAACGGATGGTGCCCATCGGCACCAAGGCCGCCGACATCACCCGCCAGTGGAAAGACCGGGGACGGCCCCGGATGCTCAAAACCCTGAACAGTCCCTACCTGTTTGTGGCCCGGGCGGGAAAACCCATGACCCGCCAGGGATTCTGGAAAATCATCAAAAAATACGCGGTTCAGGCCGGCATTTTCCGCAATGTCACCCCGCATACCCTGCGGCATTCTTTTGCCACCCATCTGCTGGAAGGCGGGGCTGATCTCAGGTCCGTCCAGACCATGCTGGGGCACACGGATATTTCCACCACCCAGATTTATACCCATATTTCCAGAGATTATCTGATGCGCATGCATCAAAGATATCATCCCCGGCGGTAA